In Hallerella succinigenes, the following are encoded in one genomic region:
- a CDS encoding LlaJI family restriction endonuclease, with the protein MTALAQHIAEPAPKAFTSFADFCVYDAWRSSDEKKDKSFVGIKIEDNRPKIYFPMGYRASKPPEDVCKRDFYQLIAVLNDKSLQSYFSEEDLKKFQLDFPFYAYLSVLQYYLDFGYFVESETIYKKGFSGKISWPRTIKRIKPQVVKDEEGHDQVVYLNLITRNTSYREDNLITLVHKFCVKEAAQLIGPLYGISEDEVEEPELLFDYELFAEVIQDKITATFNDKHLELFHAMLKMVRYLGNRDNRGEDGSENEPLFGVNTFAPVWEAMVDKIFGKLPQGVAKDKFNPHCEWDLSSGARGYENPTYAMRPDTIMWDEEGNRLYVLDAKYYKFGVTGSASDLPSSGSICKQIAYAEYVETHWKEILGVDSIVLPKPIYNAFLLPYCFDADNSQLPPDDGFETRPCKMRFIGFCHGNWKNLDARPGEVDYRSYHRIAGILLDVRSVMKNYGAFGEAQKTLATCILRENSNCCT; encoded by the coding sequence ATGACAGCACTTGCACAACATATCGCAGAACCCGCACCAAAGGCTTTCACGTCTTTTGCGGATTTTTGCGTGTATGATGCTTGGCGTTCAAGTGACGAAAAGAAGGACAAATCGTTTGTTGGGATAAAGATTGAGGATAACCGCCCCAAAATCTATTTCCCGATGGGGTATCGCGCATCAAAGCCACCCGAGGATGTTTGCAAGCGGGATTTCTACCAGCTTATTGCTGTATTGAACGATAAATCCCTGCAAAGCTATTTCTCCGAAGAAGACTTGAAAAAATTCCAACTGGATTTCCCGTTCTACGCGTATCTTTCGGTATTGCAGTACTATCTCGATTTCGGCTACTTTGTGGAATCCGAAACGATTTACAAGAAGGGTTTCTCCGGCAAAATCAGCTGGCCGCGAACAATTAAAAGAATTAAGCCGCAGGTTGTCAAAGACGAAGAAGGTCACGATCAAGTTGTATATCTAAACTTGATTACTCGCAATACGAGTTACCGCGAAGACAACCTGATAACGCTCGTCCACAAGTTTTGTGTTAAAGAGGCCGCTCAACTGATTGGTCCGCTTTACGGAATTTCAGAAGACGAAGTCGAAGAGCCGGAACTTTTGTTCGACTATGAACTATTTGCAGAAGTGATTCAGGATAAAATCACAGCGACTTTCAACGATAAACATTTGGAACTTTTTCATGCGATGCTGAAAATGGTTCGCTATTTAGGGAACAGGGATAATCGTGGCGAAGATGGTAGTGAAAACGAGCCGTTATTCGGCGTAAATACCTTCGCCCCCGTGTGGGAAGCGATGGTGGATAAAATTTTCGGGAAGTTGCCGCAGGGTGTCGCCAAGGATAAATTTAATCCGCATTGTGAATGGGATCTGAGTTCTGGAGCCCGCGGATACGAAAATCCCACTTATGCAATGCGTCCCGATACGATTATGTGGGATGAGGAAGGCAATCGTCTTTATGTTCTGGATGCCAAGTATTATAAGTTTGGCGTGACTGGTTCTGCATCAGATTTACCGTCTTCGGGTTCGATTTGCAAGCAAATTGCTTATGCGGAATATGTGGAAACACATTGGAAAGAAATTTTAGGCGTGGATTCTATCGTTCTGCCAAAGCCTATCTACAATGCGTTCCTACTGCCGTATTGTTTTGATGCCGACAACTCTCAATTACCGCCGGACGACGGCTTTGAAACGCGTCCTTGCAAGATGCGCTTTATAGGCTTTTGCCATGGGAACTGGAAGAATCTTGATGCAAGGCCGGGCGAAGTCGATTATCGTTCTTACCACCGAATCGCGGGAATTTTGCTGGATGTAAGGTCGGTGATGAAGAACTATGGAGCGTTTGGTGAGGCTCAAAAGACGTTGGCGACGTGTATTTTGAGGGAAAACTCGAATTGTTGTACATGA
- a CDS encoding ImmA/IrrE family metallo-endopeptidase encodes MHQYYFSKNDSDAVHSCSKDSFTIFGCSEDDSAINILEWQANYAAACFLMPQEDVSQAFIKRFAFKGLSSETARNEALGECSYFYVGEAI; translated from the coding sequence TTGCATCAATATTATTTTTCTAAAAATGACTCCGATGCGGTTCATTCATGTAGCAAAGACTCATTTACAATTTTTGGTTGCTCCGAAGACGATTCTGCGATAAATATTCTTGAATGGCAGGCAAACTATGCTGCCGCATGTTTCTTGATGCCACAAGAGGATGTTTCGCAGGCTTTTATTAAACGTTTTGCGTTTAAAGGGCTTTCCTCAGAAACCGCTAGAAATGAAGCGCTGGGTGAATGCTCATATTTCTATGTTGGCGAAGCAATTTGA